Proteins found in one Artemia franciscana chromosome 13, ASM3288406v1, whole genome shotgun sequence genomic segment:
- the LOC136034508 gene encoding large ribosomal subunit protein uL22-like — translation MGKYSLEPDNPVKSCKARGSNLRVHFKNTRETATAIRKMPLRRAMRFLKNVTEKQECVPFRRFKGGVGRCAQAKQWKATQGRWPKKSAEFLLQLLKNAESNADFKGLDVDHLIIDHIQVNRAPYMRRRTYRAHGRINPYMSSPCHIEVILSEKENVVSKASDEEQTKKKVSKKKLARQKIAQRGE, via the exons atggGGAAGTATTCTTTAGAGCCAGACAATCCAGTCAAATCATGCAAAGCAAGAGGATCAAATCTCAGGGTCCATTTCAAG aatacaaGAGAAACAGCTACAGCCATTAGAAAGATGCCATTGAGAAGGGCAATGAGATTCCTCAAAAATGTAACTGAAAAACAGGAATGTGTTCCCTTCAGAAGGTTCAAGGGAGGAGTAGGCAGATGTGCTCAG GCTAAGCAGTGGAAAGCCACTCAAGGACGGTGGCCAAAGAAGTCAGCTGAATTTCTCCTTCAATTGTTGAAGAATGCTGAATCGAATGCTGATTTCAAAGGTTTGGATGTAGACCACTTGATTATCGATCATATCCAAGTTAACAGAGCACCCTACATGAGAAGGAGGACATACAGGGCCCATGGCAGAATTAACC cttacATGAGCAGTCCTTGTCATATTGAAGTCATTCTCTCTGAAAAGGAAAACGTCGTATCAAAGGCAAGTGATGAGGAGcagacaaagaaaaaagtttccaaGAAAAAGTTGGCCCGTCAGAAGATTGCTCAACGTGGCGAGTAG